The genome window CAGGAGTAAATCTAAGGTGCTTGGAATTAGCAGCTGGAAGGCCATTACTAGACTTTCTAAGAAAATTTGGAACTGGTGGTCTACTAGGTGAGAATTTAATCGGAGAAGCCCAATGCGTTGGTGAAAATGCAGGTATACAAGATGTCTCTAACTCTTGcttcttgtttctttctttAGGTAGGTCTGGCGCCTTTTGCGAACAATGTCGTTTGAAATTTAGGCAATCTTCCTTAACACCTTGAGCTCTTCGCTTTCCTAGTTCTGAGTCTAACTTCTTCACAACCCCACCATGCATGAGATGATCACTTGGATCGCTGATCCTCGTGAACTGGTGGCAAGGAGGGCTCCGCGCAAACTCAGGGCTGAGTATCTTAGTTCCAGAAACCTTAATTGGATCTGCGAGCAGCCGTCCTAGAAAAGAATTCTCAGGATAACTAGGCGTACAGCTTCTATTATCGTTCTGTACATCTCTCAACACCACCTTTTTTACCGGTAATGTGGATTGCTTATGGCACACAGATGAACCAAGCACACTGTTGGCCGGTGCATTGTTGCTGAGATTTGAGTTCATTATTCGAAGGACCAGCAGAACCAACTTGGCTTGGAATTAAGGTTCTGGCTGCAGAGGCATTACAGAAAAATGAAAGATAAAATCAATACATGCATCCTTGTTGCAGATATTACTATCAAGCTACAACACAGTATCTtaagctagggttttcagatGCCCTTTGTGTATAAGACTCAAACAATTATTATAAGGGCAACTGCAACATTTTCAGCATGGAAGCAACAATCTATGCTGAATTTGTAAATTCCGTCCATAACGAAAGTAATCTCAAACTTAAAAGATTCACTTTCTGCAATCAAATAGTGAAACTGTATTTCAACAATTCAAATTCACTTCAACAATTCAAATTCACTAATTACTCactagaaaaccaaaattgatgAGCTCGCGAGTCCGATTTAGGTATGTAAACAATTCGAACGAAAGAGGAACTCATATCGCAATTCCATGGTCTAAACTGAGAGCAACAGTATCACAATGACTACAGATCTGAGCTGGGTAACGCTCCAAGAGCCATAGGAAATTAAGTTGAACAAGATTCATTCATTCGATTAAGTAATACATATCTGCcatctctgtgtgtgtgagagagagcgAGAAAGAGAGTATTGGATTACCGTTGGAGGTGAAGAAGTTGGAGCTGTGGAGATCTGCAACTGCAAGCGGTATCGGCAATGGATCTCACTCTCAGGCTTGGGCTCAGGAAAGGAGAGGGTTCAAACCAGGAAAACTGGCTCCAAAGGTGGAGGTTAAaacctttaaaatttgattaaatatacGAGGGACCACGCAGTGCCGAAAGAGCCATTGCCCAGCCTACGCTGTGACTCCACCCCTCCCTTTGACAACTGTCTCTTATTTAACCTaatttcaactcttgatttttTCATGAGTGATGCTAGACAGACCATTAACTTGAATTATCATTTTCTTACGCCCGTCTTCTTAAGTTCACGATGGCTCGTGTGGACAAATTTTTCATTATGATGGGAACAcaaatggtacaccacgtgttttaatagaagtagtggaaacttttattttttaagttattaatattttagtacatatcccaccatttgtatagtaacACGTAATGTATCATCCGTGTACCAGtcatactgaaaaatttctccctcATGATAAATTCACGAAAACCAAGGGGGGCTTATCAAGCCAAGTAAGGCCCAATGAGGATTCCACTAGCCCAAGAGGCAGAAGGTTGAGCATATGACATCAACCTAAAAGAGTCTGATAAGGCAAGATCTACCAGGTTACGCCAACCTACCAGCCAATTCGATTCACATTTGGAgacaaaaggaaataaattattATGAGTGAGTCTATTGGATCGAGTTCGAAGTGATTATCAGTGACCTGACCAAAGTGAAACAATACGTGCATGAGTCTACAAAGGATTTCATTGCCTAATTCAAGAGGTTGATGATGGAGCGTAATTTCAACTTGTCCAACCAACAAAGCATAGTTATTGCTCATAAGGCATTGAGTACCCTCTCAACAAGAAATTTGATGATGTTACCTTTtatgacctccaagatataatGGTAGCAACTATCAACTACTAAGTACTGATCCACCAGATAGAGCATGGATGTTTGTATGACCTTAAAGGGATTGGGGAATAAGAATACGATGTTGCTTTTGCCAAGATTGATATGAAaaatccatttgttttgggaAGCACGGTTACGTCTAAAATTTTGTACTATATTGTTTACATATGATCTTTGTGAGAGATCAACCATACATAGTTCCAATTCGAATTTTGGAGCAGCATTGTGTTATTTGATATTTGATGTGTGACtttgtgtccttttggattaatttggtaatttttagaattaACATGAATTAACGCAAACTTTTAAGATTTGACGTGTGactttgtataattttggaTCAATGCTATCTTCCTATCTTCCTCTTAAAGCCCATTTTATTGCTTGTAGGTATAATGTCTTTGTTGTGTCACCTGGTGTCCAAATTTGGTTGGCACTTCCAAAAGTCATATGGGACTCAAAGTTTCTAAAGGATATCTTACAAATTTGCAGTTAATAGACACAATCGAAAGCTTGTATGCATTAAGTCTATTAATAATGTACGACAACCTCAATTCTTAATTTGATTAAGACTCTGACTTTCTTTCTAACTACATCTCATATACTTCTCCGAACTTATTTGAAAGACATTAAACTCGACAATTATAACATTTTAGCAATGTATACGCCAtaagtgtggatgcaaattcccgccttcttcttcttggacaaaattgcacctacaaaacaattaacaccttaggtcaaggctaagagcctcacgcgcccacgatgaatgggggggaggctttggtcgaagaacctccgatgccaaatttagaatttagagagaaaagtatttggagagttttttgggattttttccaaagtgttggaatgagtgtttggtgaaaataggagcctatttatagggctatgAGTGGCCGGTTTTTCAAGGGATTTTGTGGTTATGGTTTTagcttaattagccaatttattggctaattaagtatGAAAGAAGTAAATGGGAGGttacaaaattatttatttgtataaatggggtaataaaatggagaaaagtgagaaaggtgaggatgaaaaggaagtggccggccctttaacaatttttaggttaaattgtataatttaataggtaattaatggattaattgggtaattaatctATTAGTTTAccaattaatattattttggagGTTACTTTGCAAAAAAGGGAATTTGATGAGATGAATATTGAATTGTTACctctttggagcatttttgagctGCTCGCATgtaggaatcccggtgtgcctcaagggtagtttggtcctcttttactaaaaaattcacgtgtcgtcttgtgattatttttggctccacaaatgcccccacacctgctgggctgctcgtaggaaagggcagcaggtgtagagatcttcttgctttaggaaaattaagactgcttcctattttgatgttgattccctctttaatgtgaaattagatccttctaggaaagggaaataaatttctttcaaagcctatttaagtccaccttaagtgggttgttaaatcaactttggatagcgatttattctaccctacaagagagagaaagctaagaggatatttgttccccctcctctagcaatcttctacatcttgtatgtgcaaaggaccgtctttcgttgcgtTCTTTGTCTTCTCCGCGCTGCATCGATGTAAGGAAAACTTAATTCTCCTTATCTTCTTCTTGGGAGGTGGTGCCACGGGGCAGCCGttggggtggtgcggcacgtcggctggcaggggccaggagtcggcttgGCATGGGCTAAGGAGGTGGTGTGGCAGGGGCCATTGTTTGTGTTGCTCGGCTTGATTGAAACCAAGGATTGCCTCGGCATGGGTCGAGGAAATGGCGTGGCATGGACAACGGTTAGGGCTGCCATATCTGGGCTGCTTgccaaaaatgaggaaactacttgagtttgatttctcagctgCCGTAGATGGAGCAGTCAAGGATGAAGCTGCCAAGATCAGAGTTGCTAAAGATGAAGTGTTGGATGAGCGAATTGTTAAGTGTAAAAGTGGCTGTTGCTTCCTAACCATTTGTTACTTAATTGATATTTaagcattcgatcttttgaACTATATGGCCTTCTCGCATTGGAaagcttacccagatgggtgtcagggatttagtttaccctatcgcactggagagcaattagtttaccctctcacattggagagcaattggtttaccctcttgcactggagagcaattagtttaacctcttgcgctggagagcaattagtttaacctCTTACGCTGGAGAGCAATTGGTTTACTctttcgcactagagagcaattagtttaacctctcgtgctggagagcagacccatatgggtgtcaggctctcgcactggagagcaattagtttaacctctcgcgctggagagcagacccatatgggtgtcgggctttcgcactggagagcaattagtttaacctTTCGcgctggagagcagacccatatgggtgtcagggaattggtttaccctatcgcactggagagcaattagtttaacctCTCACGCTGagagagcagacccatatgggtgtcagggaattggtttaccctttcgcactggagagcatggaagTCGTTGTTGTGAGTGCAACTGAGGAAAGCTGGACTGATGAGACAATTGAAATAATCCTTAGCCTGCCCCCAGTTGGTAGTTGGGCTAGTGTGTCCTTCTGGTACTCGTCTAGCCCCGGTGCGCCATTAGGTTGAGTTGTTATTTTTGTCGGAGCAGAAGTTGTCTTTATATTCGACAATCTATGTAGGGTAATCCCGTCTGCTCGATCTTGTCATTGAAAGGTGACtcgcttatgttggtcatgtctcatCGGAGCGTCTTATTAATAGCTTCGTTGCGCGGGAAATtgcgcaatcgcttggtcatGATCatttctacttcttcctgaatttgcctttgttgggggtgGCAGAGCTCTCGGTTGCCCCGGTCTTGacctgctggtctaggctgctcttccatgttcTCAGCTCGTCAACGCCGTGGCAGGGTGCATGTGGTCCACTCTTGGCAAACGAGGGAATTCTTCGCAGACTGCCAGTTAaacttgagccggattgagtgactgcttttCTCTATCCGTCGTGCTGCCTGCTCCGATGTGATGTGGAGGATACTCATTGCGGGCCTAGCCGCGAATAAACGTTTTGCCTGAAAGGCTGTTTATGTTGATTATCGGAatgtgaccccaaccgtgagtgTATACTTGTCCACGGGCCCAGTCAAGAGTGCACGCTCATCCGTGCGCTAAGACGGGAGTTTACGCTATCTCAGAGGCCTAATCGAGAATGTACATTGCCTGAACGCTCGGCTCGTGGTTGGTCGAATGGCTGCTTGCatggacgctgctggaaagatTCGTCTACCCTTATCTTACTTCGTGACACCTCGTTCGGGGCATGTTGGATCTCGGTGGgctgcaaaagttgattcaccaaggtcgtttgttgtgcaagggcgctcgtcaactctatgacttgtcgagacaagtgttgtttgcCAATTGGATTGGAAAAGCTTGGAAGTAATGTGCCTcattgagcagtggaagtgtggtaggctCCGGGCGCGAGCTTTGAATTGGGAAATGCTAAATCCGCAgagaaatatggtgaaaatgcccccgACTCGATGGTTGGTCCAGATGGTCGAAATAGTCTTGAACcgatttgggctgcttggaatgCTACAGGAGTAGGCTCGACTGCTGGATCAGACTgagccacgagagtgggctgctcgacggaagcaagctgggccgcgagagtgggctgctcggcaggagcaggctgggtcgtGGGAGCAgactgggccacgagagtggggtGCTCggtaggagcaggctgggccgcgagagtGGGTTactcggcaggagcaggctgggccgcgagagcagactgggccacgagagtgggctgctcggcgcGTGATGcttgtgaatgcgaggcttgggctcggtTTGGTAACGCATTGGGCTTGCGTTGGGCATGAAGTGACATGGCTCGGGCCGTGGCTTTGGTAGCGTGGGTCGTGGTGGTGGagccatggacctcgccgcgagTGATTGCCGTGGTGGCCACCGtggtggttgccatggtggagccttgtggtggtggtgccgctccCCCTAAGATCACATTTAGTCTCGTGGATCGCCGCGGttccatttcttgaatattggaattttcacttgtggaattttctaaatttctagccattgtatttctcttttacgttttatcaaagaatcttggcaaataaaaaattctaataataagaacgtacgaaaaatacaAGTGGACTAGAAAGtagagaaaatagagaaaaaacctttttgcgcgagagtcttctacgaatgtgaatctcaactctcaatgaaagcacaaatttgtggatgcaaattttcgccttcttcttcttggacaaaattgcacctacaaaacaattaacaccttaggtcaaggccaagagcctcacgcgcccacgacgaatgggggggctttggccgaagaacctccgatgccaaagttagaatttagagagaaaagtatttggagagttttttgggattttttccaaagtgttggaatgagtgtttggtgaaaataggagcctatttatagggctaggagTGGCCGGTTTTTCAAGGGATTTTGTGGTTATGGTTTtggcttaattagccaatttattggctaattaattatGAAAGAAGTAAATGGGAGGttacaaaattatttatttgtataaatggggtaatgaaatggagaaaagtgagaaaggtgaggatgaaaaggaagtggccggccctttaacaatttttaggttaaattgtataatttaataggtaattaatggattaattgggtaattaatctattaatttaccaattaatattattttggagTTACTTTGCAAGAAAGGGAATTTGATGAGATGAATATTGAATTGTTATctctttggagcatttttgagctGCTCGCATgtaggaatcccggtgtgcctcaAAGGTAGTTTAGTCATCTTTTACTAAAAAATCTACGTGTCacattgtgattatttttggctccacaatcaGGATACAAGTAAATCAGTTAAGCTTTATATCTTCTCCAAGATGTAAACGTTGTTATTCCAATCTAGTAAAATCCTTGCATGGTTTGGTCAAATAATAGACAAGAAAAACTGGTTAAAAATGTTGAGGATAGGACCTCTTTTGCCGACTTCTGTCTAAAGTGGGAGATGGTGAGTGCCAAGGCACCAACCATCCCTCCTTATTTTATTCATCCCTCCAAGAATTTCTGATTCCATTTGCTGCATCATCCTTCATCACCATTTTAGAATCACCCCCATCCCCCACTGATTCTCTCAAatctctttttctatttttttttatttttttattttttttgctacTTAGATTGGGTGATGTCACTTTACTTTTCTGATCGTGTGGGCTAATATGTGCTTTGGGTTCTGTATGGTTCATAAATTAATCGAAGAATTTCTATTTATATTAAGATCATCTTcaatttttgtgttaaaatttaaaatttaagttttaaactAACCTAATTATTCTTTAATGAGTTGGACCTAAAATAagttttaaaacttaaaatttgagCACATTTAACCCAGAATCTGGCGGGGTTAAAAGGTTGGCCCACCTTATGCACGTGGACGCTCCCATAAAAGTGGTGGTCGCAGCAAGGCGACGTGTCCAACACACGAGACGCATGAGGGCTAACAGGAAGTTGGGCCTGCCCCTGATGAGAATGTCGGCCACCCAAAACAAGCCCAACAACTCTATTTCGATCCGACGATTTCAATTATTGGatcgttggttgatccaactgTCCATATTCAAAcctatttaattgttaaatataTTAAATCCAATGGTTgggatcgaatataatcaagtctaatggtaaaaaaagaaGAGATTTAATGGCTCAAAATTAAACCTAACAAATGAAACAattgaaaaaatatttaaatcaaaattgaccaaaactctataaatacatgATTCATGGGGTCGGTTTAGTGAATCTTTCAACTTTTCTCGGaatttacataaattttattaaaaaaaaaggttaccggaaaaaagaatttaacctaaattcattttttaataatctcaAGCTAAAATCTTAAACCATAACTATTGgagtaaaaaaaattgtttctgggttaaaacctaaattttttggattaaaaattttaggttttaacccaagaGTTGGAGATAGTCTAAGGGGGTAAGCATGATTTGGCCTAACCCTTAAATTGATTTCGAACTCGGGAATCGAATCTAAGATttatcacttacaagtaaaataTAATGTAACTAGACCGTTGTATTATGTGGCATTGATTTGAATACTATAGAAGGTGAAAGTAATGAAGGTTCGTTCGAAGCTAAGAAAGGTAATGATAAAACATATTTGTTTGATTCTATTATTCAAAGAGAAGTAATTCCGGTTCTTTAtatggagtttttttttttttttttttttttttttttttttttgaactatcAATATTATTTACAATGAGGTACCCTCACAATATGGGctaataataatatggttcaaatttgccatTCACAAGAATTGAACATATGATCTCTCACTTactaatgaaaatgaataccactagactgtaggTCTAAGTGACTCTTTATATGGATCTAAAAATTCCCCCCCTAAGC of Malus sylvestris chromosome 6, drMalSylv7.2, whole genome shotgun sequence contains these proteins:
- the LOC126625295 gene encoding uncharacterized protein LOC126625295, with the protein product MNSNLSNNAPANSVLGSSVCHKQSTLPVKKVVLRDVQNDNRSCTPSYPENSFLGRLLADPIKVSGTKILSPEFARSPPCHQFTRISDPSDHLMHGGVVKKLDSELGKRRAQGVKEDCLNFKRHCSQKAPDLPKERNKKQELETSCIPAFSPTHWASPIKFSPSRPPVPNFLRKSSNGLPAANSKHLRFTPESEVPQSVLSERNRDEERTERFLHLQNLLKHFDESDQSEYLQLLRCLPSSELSRHAVELEKRSMQLSVEEAKEIQKMKALNILGK